A stretch of the Clostridium fungisolvens genome encodes the following:
- a CDS encoding glycosyl hydrolase family 8 has product MIYNKALVNLYTQEKLNDSLIYFYSLWKKRYLRTVENSPTKMDYLFYSLDQPTSNNAVTVSEAMGYAMVIFPLMSRFDTEAKDTFTNIYNFVKNYPSVYNKNLMAWQQIKTADGKIVNAEKLTDSATDGDMDISYGLLLAQKLWGAVDKVNYRQEAINRINALMDSCVDKTDYTLTLGDWVQGIPSPTFKGVTRSSDFMLHHLIEFSKVNTQNADRWKRVIGRIVSIIDDQMTRESKNTGLMPDFFVKSGGVFIAPKTKVLESPHDGDYFTNSCRTPWRYSMPILFNNSQVTNQISTLNRWIKQTTTQNPKNIRSGYYIANGTPGASFGDTNNLAFIAPFLVSSLTQEGNDKWTVDIWNTLIEKPIEKCTFYENTLKLMAMIVATGNWFTPSSTENLLRRQCQYRIHI; this is encoded by the coding sequence ATGATTTACAACAAAGCTTTAGTCAATCTATATACTCAAGAAAAGCTAAATGACAGCTTAATTTATTTTTATAGCTTATGGAAGAAGCGCTACTTAAGAACTGTAGAAAACTCACCTACTAAAATGGATTATCTATTTTATTCCTTGGATCAACCTACCTCAAACAATGCAGTCACTGTTTCAGAAGCTATGGGATATGCAATGGTTATATTCCCACTAATGAGCAGATTTGATACCGAGGCTAAGGATACCTTCACAAATATCTATAACTTCGTAAAAAACTACCCTAGTGTCTATAATAAAAACTTAATGGCATGGCAGCAAATTAAAACTGCAGATGGAAAAATCGTAAATGCAGAGAAACTAACGGATTCTGCTACAGATGGAGATATGGATATTAGTTATGGACTCCTTCTTGCTCAAAAACTTTGGGGTGCTGTTGATAAAGTCAATTATAGACAAGAAGCTATCAATAGGATCAATGCGTTAATGGATAGTTGCGTTGATAAGACTGATTACACTCTCACTCTAGGAGATTGGGTTCAAGGCATACCAAGTCCTACCTTTAAAGGAGTTACAAGAAGCTCGGATTTTATGCTACATCACCTAATAGAATTCAGTAAAGTCAATACACAAAATGCAGACAGGTGGAAAAGAGTAATTGGAAGAATTGTTTCTATTATCGATGATCAGATGACAAGAGAAAGCAAGAACACAGGTCTTATGCCAGATTTCTTTGTAAAATCTGGTGGTGTTTTTATCGCGCCAAAAACTAAAGTATTAGAAAGCCCTCATGACGGTGATTACTTTACCAACAGCTGTAGAACCCCTTGGCGCTACTCTATGCCTATACTATTTAATAACAGCCAAGTTACAAATCAAATTAGCACATTAAATAGGTGGATAAAGCAGACAACAACGCAAAACCCAAAGAATATAAGATCAGGCTACTACATCGCAAATGGTACCCCAGGTGCAAGTTTTGGTGATACTAATAATCTAGCTTTTATAGCTCCATTTTTAGTTAGCTCACTTACACAAGAAGGTAACGATAAGTGGACAGTTGACATCTGGAATACTCTGATAGAAAAACCTATCGAAAAATGTACCTTCTACGAAAACACCCTAAAGCTTATGGCTATGATAGTTGCTACCGGAAACTGGTTTACTCCTAGTAGTACTGAAAATCTATTAAGGAGACAGTGTCAGTATAGAATTCATATCTAA